One region of Monomorium pharaonis isolate MP-MQ-018 chromosome 11, ASM1337386v2, whole genome shotgun sequence genomic DNA includes:
- the LOC105834159 gene encoding SRSF protein kinase 3 isoform X2, giving the protein MSAKTDVNRRVLAIQAKKKRHKPSKRKGKANSQGDQDAQSSAKGSRASQVAATTTATTATTTTNTTTTTTTAITTTITTYEPIFVSNAPRAYYSDNGTSSSNETIEDDDAFSTEDEEQEDSSDYCKGGYHPVKIGDLFLNRYHVTRKLGWGHFSTVWLCWDLQDKRFVALKIVKSASHFTETALDEIKLLKDVRDTDPSDPKRNKTVQLLNDFKISGINGLHVCMVFEVLGHNLLKLIIKSNYRGIPRNNVKRVIRQVLEGLDYLHNKCKIIHTDIKPENVLVCVDETYIRKLACEATELHSMGAKLPVSLISTAPKEFQEPIPNSKMSKNKKKKLKKKAKRQNELLKKQMEQIEELEEQSKLANSTRENGEIETNSLDQDLNTESIEDNTESKGSPDISEPSAPSLHMNGVDGLAGGEKIQNPSPEQSEKMDNVTLCDVEKSCGEGVLSPDPDDTDECSEGRRSLNPPESKQLKRASMSPLDPAIMDCEIEVKIADLGNACWVHKKFTDDIQTRQYRSLEVLLGSGYDTSADIWSTACMAFELATGDYLFEPHNGKDYCRDEDHLAHIIELLGEIPRRIALSGKNSRIYFNKKGELKHITGLKPWGLYEVLTEKYEWTPSEAREFAEFLIPMLEFNPSMRATAAECLKHPWLQIKK; this is encoded by the exons ATGAGCGCCAAGACGGACGTGAACAGGCGGGTGCTGGCGATTCAGGCGAAGAAGAAGCGGCACAAGCCCAGCAAGCGCAAGGGCAAGGCCAATTCCCAGGGAGACCAGGACGCGCAGAGCTCAGCCAAGGGGTCGCGTGCCAGCCAGGTAGCGGCTACCACGACGGCGACCACCGCGACCACCACTACCaacaccaccaccaccaccaccaccgctaTCACCACTACCATCACCACCTACGAACCTATCTTCGTCTCGAACGCGCCCCGTGCCTATTACAGCGACAACGGGACCAG TTCCAGCAATGAAACGATAGAGGACGATGATGCGTTCAGTACCGAGGACGAGGAGCAGGAGGACAGCAGCGACTACTGTAAAGGCGGGTACCATCCTGTGAAGATAGGAGATCTCTTTTTAAATCGCTATCACGTCACTCGTAAGCTCGGCTGGGGTCACTTTTCCACTGTGTGGCTGTGTTGGGACTTGCAG GATAAACGTTTTGTGGCGCTTAAAATAGTGAAATCTGCATCCCATTTCACTGAGACTGCATTggatgaaattaaattattaaaagatgtgCGCGACACGGATCCCAGTGATCCTAAGCGCAACAAGACCGTCCAGTTGCTCAATGACTTCAAGATCAGCGGCATTAACGGCCTGCATGTTTGCATGGTATTTGAAGTGCTTGGACATAATCTTCTCAAATTGATTATCAAGTCGAACTACAGAGGAATTCCGAGAAATAATGTTAAACGTGTCATTAGACAAGTCCTTGAAGGTCTCGACTATCTTCATAATAAAT gtaaaattattcatacagACATTAAGCCCGAGAATGTTCTTGTATGTGTGGACGAGACTTATATACGAAAATTAGCTTGTGAAGCAACAGAACTCCATTCTATGGGAGCGAAATTGCCAGTGTCTCTGATTTCTACCGCGCCAAAGGAGTTTCAAGAACCGATACCCAACTCCAAAATGTCCaagaataagaagaaaaaattaaagaagaaagcCAAGCGGCAAAACGAGCTCTTGAAGAAACAGATGGAGCAGATCGAGGAGTTAGAGGAACAAAGTAAACTCGCGAATAGCACGAGAGAAAACGGGGAGATTGAAACGAATAGTCTGGATCAGGATCTCAATACGGAAAGTATAGAGGACAATACGGAGAGCAAAGGTTCTCCAGACATTTCGGAGCCATCCGCACCTTCCTTACACATGAATGGAGTGGATGGTTTAGCGGGCGGCGAAAAGATACAGAATCCGTCACCTGAACAATCCGAAAAGATGGACAACGTTACTCTATGCGACGTGGAAAAAAGCTGCGGTGAAGGTGTCTTGTCACCTGATCCCGATGACACTGACGAATGTAGCGAAG GTCGCAGGTCACTGAACCCACCGGAAAGTAAGCAATTGAAACGGGCGTCTATGTCTCCTTTGGATCCTGCCATAATGGACTGCGAAATAGAAGTAAAGATAGCGGATCTCGGAAACGCGTGTTGGGTTCATAAGAAATTCACGGACGATATTCAAACTCGTCAGTATAGGTCGCTCGAGGTTTTGCTAGGTTCCGGATACGACACCTCTGCCGATATATGGTCCACCGCTTGCATGGCATTCGAATTGGCGACTGGCGATTACCTTTTTGAACCGCACAATGGCAAAGACTACTGCAG AGATGAAGATCATTTAGCCCATATTATCGAGTTGCTGGGAGAAATACCGAGACGTATCGCTCTCTCAGGGAAGAATTCGAGgatatatttcaataagaaAGGTGAATTAAAGCACATTACCGGATTGAAACCGTGGGGGCTGTACGAAGTGTTGACGGAAAAATACGAGTGGACGCCGAGCGAAGCGCGCGAGTTCGCAGAGTTCCTAATACCGATGCTCGAGTTCAATCCGAGTATGCGAGCTACTGCAGCCGAGTGCCTGAAGCATCCATGGCTGCAAATCAAAAAGTGA
- the LOC105827767 gene encoding 2-(3-amino-3-carboxypropyl)histidine synthase subunit 2 isoform X2, which yields MCWLDPDECLKTDSLLPNSIEVALRLEKSIGQKMYILGDTTCGSCCVDEVTAQHINADGIIHFGHACLSPTARLPVFHVLPRKQLNGTELINEFKRVFSDYMKKIIFFYEVSYAHKIEYVYNILKPIYKHLILSKLNCTSNVEYTDAKASSASVVLGRNYSLENGYNVQDYEGFFWGEKEKILALLAMSIPVKRWYCFTNDKISEFEALNTPWLKRRRFLIEKLRDAKVVGIVVATLGIQDYLTAINTVKRILKQKNKKSYLLSVGKINPAKLANFPEIDAFVVITCPENEIFDSRDFFKPILTVYEVELAFNSAREFCSQYFMDFRQVLPGGEHYVNFKPSVDSDVSLISSNIRNCEDDTLCTDQMNALTVRSSGTVAIGKAGAQYLQERSWKGVEQRLGEDPVQPAEIGRTGLAWEYTNETLKTNNVQTE from the exons ATGTGTTGGTTGGATCCGGACGAATGCCTTAAAACAG ATAGTTTGTTGCCAAACTCAATAGAGGTTGCGCTACGTTTAGAGAAGAGCATAGGACAGAAAATGTATATCTTAGGAGACACAACTTGTGGTAGCTGTTGTGTCGATGAGGTAACAGCGCAACATATTAACGCGGATGGCATAATACACTTTGGACATGCTTGCCTTAGTCCTACTGCACGTTTGCCGGTCTTTCACGTTTTGCCAAGAAAGCAATTAAATGGGACAGAGCTTATTAACGAATTCAAACGAGTTTTTTCCGATTACATGaagaagattatatttttctacgaaGTATCATACGCACATAAAATTG aatatgtatataatatattgaaaccTATATATAAACACTTGATTTTgtctaaattaaattgtacatcGAATGTGGAATATACAGATGCAAAAGCGAGTTCGGCTTCAGTTGTCTTAGGTAGAAATTACTCGTTAGAAAATGGATATAATGTACAGGATTATGAAGGGTTTTTTTGGGGTGAGAAGGAAAAAATTCTTGCATTATTGGCGATGAGTATACCTGTGAAAAGGTGGTATTGTTTcacaaatgataaaattagtGAGTTTGAAGCTTTGAATACACCTTGGTTGAAACGGAGGAGATTTCTAATAGAAAAACTGAGGGATGCCAAAGTTGTGGGAATTGTTGTAGCTACGTTGGGCATTCAAGATTATTTAACAGCTATAAATACAGTAAAAAGAATCCTCaagcagaaaaataaaaagtcttATCTTCTTAGCGTAGGAAAGATAAATCCTGCCAAACTTGCAAATTTTCCAGAG attgatGCTTTTGTTGTGATTACTTGTCCAGAGAATGAAATTTTTGACTCGAGAGACTTTTTCAAACCAATACTTACGGTGTACGAAGTTGAATTGGCATTTAACAGCGCAAGGGAGTTCTGTTCGCAATATTTTATGGACTTCCGGCAGGTATTACCGGGTGGTGAACATTACGTCAACTTTAAGCCATCAGTGGATTCAGATGTCTCTCTCATTAGTAGCAATATCAGAAATTGCGAGGATGACACTTTATGTACAGATCAAATGAATGCTTTGACTGTTCGTTCGTCGG GTACTGTTGCCATTGGTAAGGCTGGAGCtcaatatttacaagaaaGATCCTGGAAGGGTGTCGAACAAAGGCTAGGTGAAGATCCGGTACAGCCAGCAGAAATTGGTCGCACTGGATTAGCGTGGGAGTATACGAATgaaactttaaaaacaaataacgtGCAAACGGAATAA
- the LOC118644055 gene encoding probable cytosolic iron-sulfur protein assembly protein Ciao1 — protein MGTLELKQSLTGHRGRVWSVCWHPKGANLASCGEDKTIIIWGLEGFKWVTKMILTEGHSRTIRELAWSPCGNYIASASFDATTAVWDKKSGQFECNTTLEGHENEVKSVSWSISGQLLATCSRDKSVWVWEVNDDEYECAAVINAHTQDVKKVRWHPHDEILASASYDNTVKIFKEDAADSDWSCIATLSSHTSTVWSLSWDKIGNRIATCSDDKTVKIWREYKPENDVGVVTPNNESVWKCICTLSGYHTRTIYDIDWCKTTGLLVTACGDDIIRIFKEDSDCDPHQPNFTMVCSIDNAHAQDVNCVQWNPAIPGQLASASDDGSVKIWFYNE, from the exons ATGGGTACGTTGGAACTAAAGCAAAGTCTAACCGGGCACAGAGGCAGGGTTTGGAGCGTCTGTTGGCATCCTAAGGGTGCGAATCTGGCATCTTGCGGCGAGGACAAGACGATCATAATATGGGGACTGGAGGGATTCAAGTGGGTCACAAAAATGATCCTTACCGAAGGACATTCCAGAACGATTCGAGAATTGGCCTGGTCTCCCTGTGGTAATTATATCGCGTCCGCGAGTTTCGACGCCACTACCGCGGTATGGGACAAGAAGTCGGGACAGTTTGAATGCAATACGACGTTAGAGGGGCACGAGAATGAGGTGAAGAGTGTCAGCTGGTCGATCTCTGGCCAGTTACTTGCCACGTGTAGCCGGGACAAGTCCGTGTGGGTGTGGGAAGTGAACGACGACGAGTACGAATGTGCCGCAGTCATTAATGCTCATACTCAAGATGTAAAGAAG GTGAGATGGCATCCACATGACGAGATCCTGGCCTCCGCCAGTTACGACAACACGGTGAAGATATTTAAGGAAGACGCAGCCGACAGCGACTGGTCGTGCATTGCAACCCTATCATCTCACACATCCACGGTGTGGAGTCTTTCATGGGATAAGATTGGCAATCGAATAGCGACCTGCAGCGACGACAAGACGGTCAAGATATGGCGGGAATACAAACCCGAAAACGACGTGGGCGTCGTTACGCCAAACAATGAGTCCGTCTGGAAGTGTATCTGCACACTGTCAGGATACCATACAAGAactatttatgatattgattGGTGCAAGACCACAGGTTTACTAGTAACCGCATGTGGCGACGATATCATTAGGATATTTAAAGAGGATAGTGACTGCGATCCGCATCAACCGAATTTCACGATGGTCTGCTCGATAGACAATGCACACGCTCAAGATGTTAACTGTGTTCAATGGAATCCCGCGATTCCTGGTCAACTCGCGTCCGCGAGTGACGATGGTTCAGTAAAGATATGGTTTTATAacgaataa
- the LOC105827767 gene encoding 2-(3-amino-3-carboxypropyl)histidine synthase subunit 2 isoform X1 — MNLSTTIEKSAKGEAKVAEVIENVRDDPYDMERCVGWIRTNALKQVCLQFPDSLLPNSIEVALRLEKSIGQKMYILGDTTCGSCCVDEVTAQHINADGIIHFGHACLSPTARLPVFHVLPRKQLNGTELINEFKRVFSDYMKKIIFFYEVSYAHKIEYVYNILKPIYKHLILSKLNCTSNVEYTDAKASSASVVLGRNYSLENGYNVQDYEGFFWGEKEKILALLAMSIPVKRWYCFTNDKISEFEALNTPWLKRRRFLIEKLRDAKVVGIVVATLGIQDYLTAINTVKRILKQKNKKSYLLSVGKINPAKLANFPEIDAFVVITCPENEIFDSRDFFKPILTVYEVELAFNSAREFCSQYFMDFRQVLPGGEHYVNFKPSVDSDVSLISSNIRNCEDDTLCTDQMNALTVRSSGTVAIGKAGAQYLQERSWKGVEQRLGEDPVQPAEIGRTGLAWEYTNETLKTNNVQTE, encoded by the exons ATGAACCTCTCGACAACGATCGAAAAGTCTGCGAAGGGTGAGGCAAAAGTCGCCGAAGTAATAGAAAATGTTCGGGACGATCCGTATGACATGGAAAGATGTGTTGGTTGGATCCGGACGAATGCCTTAAAACAG gtATGCCTACAATTTCCAGATAGTTTGTTGCCAAACTCAATAGAGGTTGCGCTACGTTTAGAGAAGAGCATAGGACAGAAAATGTATATCTTAGGAGACACAACTTGTGGTAGCTGTTGTGTCGATGAGGTAACAGCGCAACATATTAACGCGGATGGCATAATACACTTTGGACATGCTTGCCTTAGTCCTACTGCACGTTTGCCGGTCTTTCACGTTTTGCCAAGAAAGCAATTAAATGGGACAGAGCTTATTAACGAATTCAAACGAGTTTTTTCCGATTACATGaagaagattatatttttctacgaaGTATCATACGCACATAAAATTG aatatgtatataatatattgaaaccTATATATAAACACTTGATTTTgtctaaattaaattgtacatcGAATGTGGAATATACAGATGCAAAAGCGAGTTCGGCTTCAGTTGTCTTAGGTAGAAATTACTCGTTAGAAAATGGATATAATGTACAGGATTATGAAGGGTTTTTTTGGGGTGAGAAGGAAAAAATTCTTGCATTATTGGCGATGAGTATACCTGTGAAAAGGTGGTATTGTTTcacaaatgataaaattagtGAGTTTGAAGCTTTGAATACACCTTGGTTGAAACGGAGGAGATTTCTAATAGAAAAACTGAGGGATGCCAAAGTTGTGGGAATTGTTGTAGCTACGTTGGGCATTCAAGATTATTTAACAGCTATAAATACAGTAAAAAGAATCCTCaagcagaaaaataaaaagtcttATCTTCTTAGCGTAGGAAAGATAAATCCTGCCAAACTTGCAAATTTTCCAGAG attgatGCTTTTGTTGTGATTACTTGTCCAGAGAATGAAATTTTTGACTCGAGAGACTTTTTCAAACCAATACTTACGGTGTACGAAGTTGAATTGGCATTTAACAGCGCAAGGGAGTTCTGTTCGCAATATTTTATGGACTTCCGGCAGGTATTACCGGGTGGTGAACATTACGTCAACTTTAAGCCATCAGTGGATTCAGATGTCTCTCTCATTAGTAGCAATATCAGAAATTGCGAGGATGACACTTTATGTACAGATCAAATGAATGCTTTGACTGTTCGTTCGTCGG GTACTGTTGCCATTGGTAAGGCTGGAGCtcaatatttacaagaaaGATCCTGGAAGGGTGTCGAACAAAGGCTAGGTGAAGATCCGGTACAGCCAGCAGAAATTGGTCGCACTGGATTAGCGTGGGAGTATACGAATgaaactttaaaaacaaataacgtGCAAACGGAATAA
- the LOC105827766 gene encoding sodium/hydrogen exchanger 8, translating into MTAFRARSAFLCRWSLVIVEILLLCDISRHGSYGEVVTNLNTNGTVVTENRTVSTLTDAPTVSNVTTNVTVSAKLSSTTLPTNSVSHVVVGHNASSSTTAKLLSSSSPPPPPPPPVPAASTTQSVENTSHQTTIEKNGATSPGSIIDRNNATDIPGVSSQSPDANVNATNVTTTTVAPAEPVLPDKGSAEEEHNSSMSIFFVLCVLALGILLIHLMLQTNFQYLPESVVIVFLGAAIGMIINLMSHQNIANWRKEEAFSPTAFFLVLLPPIIFESGYNLHKGNFFQNIGSIMVFAIFGTAISAFVIGAGIYLLGLAQVAYKLSFVESFAFGSLISAVDPVATVAIFHALDVDPVLNMLVFGESILNDAISIVLTTSVLESNNAATTSEAIILGLNRFCLMFFASAGIGVVFALISALLLKHVDLRKNPSLEFGIMLVFTYAPYVLAEGIQLSGIMAILFNGIVMSHYTHFNLSTVTQITMQQTMRTLAFIAETCVFAYLGLALFSFRHRFEPALVVWSVILCLIGRAANIFPLALLVNRFREHQITRKMMFIMWFSGLRGAISYALSLHLDFSDETRHVIITTTLIIVLFTTLIFGGSTMPLLKFLRAEKKQKSNSRRKKKDKEVTLSKTREWGQTIDSEHLSELTEEEMEVSFLQSRIRGFARWDLKFFIPFFTRRFTQQELKDCKSQMTDLTNQWYQAIRISPIESDDEATTASTAQLNLNVAGTAKEQPHGKEKNGRPRHGAEEDWSD; encoded by the exons ATGACAGCATTTCGAGCACGTTCCGCGTTCTTGTGCAGGTGGAGCCTCGTCATCGTCGAAATCTTGCTGCTTTGCGACATATCGCGACATGGGTCATACGGCGAGGTCGTGACTAACCTAAACACAAACGGAACCGTCGTCACCGAGAACAGAACCGTGTCCACGTTGACGGATGCTCCGACTGTATCGAATGTCACGACGAACGTCACCGTGTCAGCCAAATTGTCTAGTACAACGCTACCCACGAACAGTGTCAGCCACGTCGTCGTTGGTCATAATGCCAGTTCTTCGACTACTGCGAAactattatcatcatcatcaccaccaccaccaccaccaccaccagtCCCTGCCGCGAGCACGACGCAGTCCGTCGAGAATACGAGCCATCAAACTACCATCGAGAAAAACGGCGCAACGTCACCGGGTTCCATCATCGACAGGAACAACGCAACAGATATTCCCGGTGTATCATCGCAGAGTCCGGATGCTAACGTCAACGCGACCAATGTCACCACGACCACCGTCGCCCCGGCGGAACCGGTTCTTCCTGACAAAGGTTCCGCCGAGGAGGAGCACAACAGTTCTATGTCTATATTCTTTGTGCTGTGCGTCCTCGCGCTGGGCATACTGCTGATACACCTGATGCTGCAGACCAACTTCCAGTATCTGCCGGAATCAGTGGTGATCGTTTTTCTGGGCGCCGCGATTGGCATGATCATAAACCTCATGTCGCATCAGAACATAGCGAACTGGCGAAAGGAAGAGGCTTTCTCGCCAACCGCATTTTTTCTGGTCCTGCTACCACCAATCATCTTTGAATCGGGATATAATCTACACAAGGGAAATTTCTTTCAGAACATTGGGAGCATCATGGTGTTTGCTATCTTCGGGACAGCCATCTCTGCGTTTGTTATTGGCGCCGGGATATATCTGCTGGGTCTGGCGCAGGTGGCATACAAGCTCAGCTTCGTCGAGAGCTTCGCGTTCGGCTCGCTGATCTCGGCAGTCGATCCGGTTGCCACGGTTGCGATCTTTCACGCGTTGGATGTCGATCCAGTCCTGAACATGCTGGTCTTTGGAGAATCGATTCTAAACGACGCAATCTCCATTGTGCTGACCACTTCCGTCCTCGAGTCCAACAACGCGGCGACGACCAGCGAGGCTATTATACTCGGCTTGAATCGATTCTGCCTCATGTTCTTCGCGTCAGCGGGGATCGGCGTGGTGTTTGCTCTGATAAGTGCGCTGCTGCTGAAACATGTGGACCTTAGGAAGAATCCGTCTTTGGAGTTTGGCATAATGTTAGTGTTTACATACGCCCCGTATGTTTTAGCAGAGGGTATACAACTGTCAG GAATTATGGCGATTCTATTCAACGGAATAGTTATGTCACACTATACACATTTCAATTTGTCAACTGTTACGCAAATCACAATGCAGCAGACAATGCGAACACTAGCCTTCATTGCTGAGACCTGCGTCTTTGCCTATCTGGGATTAGCATTGTTCAGCTTTAGACATAGG TTTGAGCCAGCATTAGTCGTTTGGTCTGTAATCTTGTGCCTGATTGGAAGAGCCGCCAATATCTTTCCATTGGCTCTGCTAGTTAATCGCTTCCGCGAGCATCAAATCACGAGGAAGATGATGTTCATCATGTGGTTCAGCGGCCTGCGCGGTGCTATATCATACGCATTGTCGCTTCATTTAGATTTCAGCGACGAAACACGTCATGTTATTATAACAACGACACTCATCATCGTATTATTCACAACCTTGATATTCGGTGGATCTACTATGCCTCTGCTGAAATTTTTAAGGGCCGAAAAGAAGCAGAAAAGCAATAGcaggagaaagaagaaagataaGGAAGTTACATTGAGCAAAACAAGAGAATgg GGACAAACCATAGATTCCGAGCACTTGTCGGAACTGACGGAGGAGGAAATGGAAGTATCCTTTTTGCAGTCGCGAATACGCGGTTTTGCGAGGTGGgatctgaaattttttatcccATTCTTCACGAGGCGATTCACGCAGCAGGAGTTGAAGGACTGCAAATCGCAGATGACAGATCTGACGAATCAATGGTATCAGGCCATCAGAATCAGTCCAATAGAATCGGATGACGAAGCGACTACAGCATCGACCGCacaattgaatttaaatgtcGCCGGAACGGCTAAAGAACAACCGCACGGGAAAGAAAAGAACGGACGTCCTAGACACGG AGCTGAGGAGGATTGGTCTGATTAA
- the LOC105834159 gene encoding SRSF protein kinase 3 isoform X1: MSAKTDVNRRVLAIQAKKKRHKPSKRKGKANSQGDQDAQSSAKGSRASQVAATTTATTATTTTNTTTTTTTAITTTITTYEPIFVSNAPRAYYSDNGTRLVPCHSSSNETIEDDDAFSTEDEEQEDSSDYCKGGYHPVKIGDLFLNRYHVTRKLGWGHFSTVWLCWDLQDKRFVALKIVKSASHFTETALDEIKLLKDVRDTDPSDPKRNKTVQLLNDFKISGINGLHVCMVFEVLGHNLLKLIIKSNYRGIPRNNVKRVIRQVLEGLDYLHNKCKIIHTDIKPENVLVCVDETYIRKLACEATELHSMGAKLPVSLISTAPKEFQEPIPNSKMSKNKKKKLKKKAKRQNELLKKQMEQIEELEEQSKLANSTRENGEIETNSLDQDLNTESIEDNTESKGSPDISEPSAPSLHMNGVDGLAGGEKIQNPSPEQSEKMDNVTLCDVEKSCGEGVLSPDPDDTDECSEGRRSLNPPESKQLKRASMSPLDPAIMDCEIEVKIADLGNACWVHKKFTDDIQTRQYRSLEVLLGSGYDTSADIWSTACMAFELATGDYLFEPHNGKDYCRDEDHLAHIIELLGEIPRRIALSGKNSRIYFNKKGELKHITGLKPWGLYEVLTEKYEWTPSEAREFAEFLIPMLEFNPSMRATAAECLKHPWLQIKK, translated from the exons ATGAGCGCCAAGACGGACGTGAACAGGCGGGTGCTGGCGATTCAGGCGAAGAAGAAGCGGCACAAGCCCAGCAAGCGCAAGGGCAAGGCCAATTCCCAGGGAGACCAGGACGCGCAGAGCTCAGCCAAGGGGTCGCGTGCCAGCCAGGTAGCGGCTACCACGACGGCGACCACCGCGACCACCACTACCaacaccaccaccaccaccaccaccgctaTCACCACTACCATCACCACCTACGAACCTATCTTCGTCTCGAACGCGCCCCGTGCCTATTACAGCGACAACGGGACCAG ATTGGTACCATGTCATAGTTCCAGCAATGAAACGATAGAGGACGATGATGCGTTCAGTACCGAGGACGAGGAGCAGGAGGACAGCAGCGACTACTGTAAAGGCGGGTACCATCCTGTGAAGATAGGAGATCTCTTTTTAAATCGCTATCACGTCACTCGTAAGCTCGGCTGGGGTCACTTTTCCACTGTGTGGCTGTGTTGGGACTTGCAG GATAAACGTTTTGTGGCGCTTAAAATAGTGAAATCTGCATCCCATTTCACTGAGACTGCATTggatgaaattaaattattaaaagatgtgCGCGACACGGATCCCAGTGATCCTAAGCGCAACAAGACCGTCCAGTTGCTCAATGACTTCAAGATCAGCGGCATTAACGGCCTGCATGTTTGCATGGTATTTGAAGTGCTTGGACATAATCTTCTCAAATTGATTATCAAGTCGAACTACAGAGGAATTCCGAGAAATAATGTTAAACGTGTCATTAGACAAGTCCTTGAAGGTCTCGACTATCTTCATAATAAAT gtaaaattattcatacagACATTAAGCCCGAGAATGTTCTTGTATGTGTGGACGAGACTTATATACGAAAATTAGCTTGTGAAGCAACAGAACTCCATTCTATGGGAGCGAAATTGCCAGTGTCTCTGATTTCTACCGCGCCAAAGGAGTTTCAAGAACCGATACCCAACTCCAAAATGTCCaagaataagaagaaaaaattaaagaagaaagcCAAGCGGCAAAACGAGCTCTTGAAGAAACAGATGGAGCAGATCGAGGAGTTAGAGGAACAAAGTAAACTCGCGAATAGCACGAGAGAAAACGGGGAGATTGAAACGAATAGTCTGGATCAGGATCTCAATACGGAAAGTATAGAGGACAATACGGAGAGCAAAGGTTCTCCAGACATTTCGGAGCCATCCGCACCTTCCTTACACATGAATGGAGTGGATGGTTTAGCGGGCGGCGAAAAGATACAGAATCCGTCACCTGAACAATCCGAAAAGATGGACAACGTTACTCTATGCGACGTGGAAAAAAGCTGCGGTGAAGGTGTCTTGTCACCTGATCCCGATGACACTGACGAATGTAGCGAAG GTCGCAGGTCACTGAACCCACCGGAAAGTAAGCAATTGAAACGGGCGTCTATGTCTCCTTTGGATCCTGCCATAATGGACTGCGAAATAGAAGTAAAGATAGCGGATCTCGGAAACGCGTGTTGGGTTCATAAGAAATTCACGGACGATATTCAAACTCGTCAGTATAGGTCGCTCGAGGTTTTGCTAGGTTCCGGATACGACACCTCTGCCGATATATGGTCCACCGCTTGCATGGCATTCGAATTGGCGACTGGCGATTACCTTTTTGAACCGCACAATGGCAAAGACTACTGCAG AGATGAAGATCATTTAGCCCATATTATCGAGTTGCTGGGAGAAATACCGAGACGTATCGCTCTCTCAGGGAAGAATTCGAGgatatatttcaataagaaAGGTGAATTAAAGCACATTACCGGATTGAAACCGTGGGGGCTGTACGAAGTGTTGACGGAAAAATACGAGTGGACGCCGAGCGAAGCGCGCGAGTTCGCAGAGTTCCTAATACCGATGCTCGAGTTCAATCCGAGTATGCGAGCTACTGCAGCCGAGTGCCTGAAGCATCCATGGCTGCAAATCAAAAAGTGA